One Cohnella candidum genomic region harbors:
- a CDS encoding LamG-like jellyroll fold domain-containing protein: MNRKRNASVRWSLISLVMLLILAVSPIWTQAATDEGGYVIAYFRSDPSQTGEKIQKLHYGYSRDGLKWYELNNNAPVADLLYPLRDPFLDKGPDGIWRLVYTTPDVDSNGNNIPNYYLGYAESTDLIHWTNQKRLDLMKNYRPANTVYNAWAPEWVYNDETGKYIIFWSSTLNASSPSNNKHYKATTTDWNTFSDASILFDPGVKTIDANMLRYDKNGEDFYYLFYKDESASPMKIKQTWASEPVNKIEYEDPAHISDNYITPDYTEGPEAFKIIGQNKWHLIYDYWSQGKYGLKTTTNIEDPTAWSAENSNARFPYKMRHAGVADLTESELWALINQYSLDAHYKLDAAALDASGNNRNGTLIGSPVFTSSGGVAGGYVNLDGIDDGIQLANSPGTGFMHDAFSMRSVSMWFKADQTSSTQVLYDEGGASNGFAVKIENGNLLAGIANNNVRKSVSTAFTDTLGWHHVAAVFREGTLELYLDGALKASVNSGIPTVGAHTDFGGLGKRFAQDAFNGTNDGAYFKGKMDQVKIFDVPLFGQDVVDLYETP; this comes from the coding sequence ATGAATCGAAAAAGGAATGCCTCAGTCAGATGGTCGTTGATTTCACTGGTCATGCTGCTTATATTGGCCGTTTCGCCGATTTGGACGCAGGCGGCTACCGACGAAGGAGGCTACGTCATTGCGTACTTCCGGTCAGACCCGTCGCAAACGGGCGAGAAGATTCAAAAGCTGCACTATGGTTACAGCAGGGACGGGCTGAAGTGGTATGAATTGAACAACAATGCACCGGTGGCCGATCTCTTGTATCCGCTTCGCGATCCTTTCCTTGATAAAGGTCCGGACGGGATTTGGAGATTGGTGTACACGACTCCCGACGTAGACAGTAACGGAAACAACATTCCCAATTATTATTTGGGGTATGCCGAATCGACCGACCTCATCCATTGGACCAATCAAAAACGGTTGGATTTAATGAAGAATTACAGGCCCGCTAACACGGTATACAACGCTTGGGCACCGGAGTGGGTTTATAATGACGAAACGGGAAAATACATCATTTTCTGGTCATCCACGCTGAATGCGAGCAGCCCAAGCAATAATAAACATTACAAAGCGACGACCACGGACTGGAATACTTTCAGCGATGCCTCCATCTTGTTCGATCCGGGCGTGAAAACGATTGACGCCAACATGTTGAGATACGATAAAAACGGTGAGGACTTTTATTATTTGTTCTATAAAGATGAAAGCGCGAGCCCGATGAAAATCAAGCAGACCTGGGCATCGGAGCCCGTAAACAAAATCGAGTATGAGGATCCTGCCCATATCAGCGACAATTATATTACGCCCGATTATACGGAAGGGCCTGAAGCGTTCAAAATCATCGGGCAGAACAAATGGCACCTCATCTATGATTATTGGTCACAAGGGAAGTACGGATTGAAAACGACGACCAATATCGAAGATCCGACGGCCTGGTCTGCCGAGAATTCCAATGCCAGGTTCCCTTACAAAATGCGGCACGCAGGCGTTGCGGATCTGACGGAATCCGAACTTTGGGCTTTGATCAATCAGTATTCCCTGGATGCTCATTATAAGCTTGATGCGGCCGCGCTGGACGCATCGGGGAACAACCGGAACGGAACGTTAATCGGTTCGCCTGTCTTCACGAGCTCGGGCGGGGTGGCCGGAGGATACGTAAACCTGGATGGAATCGATGACGGAATTCAGTTGGCGAACAGTCCGGGTACAGGCTTCATGCACGACGCATTCTCCATGAGATCGGTTTCGATGTGGTTTAAGGCGGATCAGACGTCCAGTACCCAAGTCTTATACGATGAGGGAGGGGCAAGTAACGGGTTCGCCGTAAAAATAGAGAACGGGAATCTATTGGCGGGTATCGCGAACAACAACGTTCGAAAGTCCGTGAGCACCGCTTTTACGGATACGTTGGGCTGGCATCATGTGGCTGCGGTGTTCAGGGAAGGAACATTGGAATTGTATTTGGACGGCGCTTTAAAAGCTTCCGTCAATTCGGGAATCCCGACGGTCGGCGCCCATACCGATTTCGGCGGTCTCGGAAAACGGTTCGCGCAAGATGCCTTTAACGGGACGAATGACGGAGCGTACTTCAAAGGGAAGATGGATCAAGTGAAAATTTTCGACGTACCGCTGTTTGGACAAGATGTTGTAGATTTATACGAAACGCCCTAA
- a CDS encoding sulfatase family protein, whose translation MSRQPNILLITSDQQHWNTIGAFHPEISTPNLDRLVRQGTTFDRAYCPNPTCTPSRASMITGMYPSQHGAWTLGTKLLEDRHTVGEDFKQAGYRTALVGKAHFQPLKSTPEYPSLEAYPTLQDLEYWKNFNAPFYGFDHVELARNHTNESHVGQHYALWLEEQGCAHWRDYFLPPTGTMDPSVTYKWPIPEKYHYNTWIAERTNAVMETYQKEGEPFFLWASFFDPHPEYLVPEPWDTMYDPDKLTIPALVPGEHDRNPPHFGLTQEEDPDFTHLMETGFGIHGYRSHHYYEYGEKKRLTEYDKKKLVAVYYGMISMMDKYIGKILDKLDELGLTEDTLVVFTTDHGHFFGQHGLQAKGGFHYEDLIKLPFIVRYPGRVPADRRSHSIQSLVDLAPTFLSFCNLPIPTSMTGIDQKEVWLGTKEHARQHAICEFRHEPTTIHQKTYVDERYKITVYYNQTYGEIFDLKEDPGELRNLWHEPGYQMLKLELLLKYAWAEMGKEPLPMPRIHHA comes from the coding sequence TTGTCGAGACAACCTAACATTCTGCTAATCACGAGCGATCAACAGCATTGGAACACCATCGGAGCTTTCCACCCTGAAATCTCCACGCCGAATTTAGACCGTTTGGTACGGCAAGGCACGACTTTCGACCGGGCCTATTGCCCGAACCCGACCTGTACGCCCAGCCGGGCCTCCATGATCACGGGCATGTATCCGAGCCAGCATGGCGCATGGACATTGGGCACGAAGCTCCTGGAAGACCGCCATACGGTGGGAGAGGATTTCAAACAGGCGGGATACCGGACCGCGCTGGTGGGCAAAGCGCATTTCCAACCCTTGAAATCCACGCCGGAATATCCGTCGCTTGAAGCCTACCCGACGCTTCAGGACTTGGAATATTGGAAAAATTTCAACGCCCCTTTCTACGGGTTCGATCATGTTGAGCTTGCGCGCAACCATACGAATGAATCCCATGTCGGACAGCATTACGCCCTATGGCTGGAAGAACAGGGCTGTGCCCATTGGCGGGATTACTTTCTGCCGCCGACCGGAACGATGGACCCTTCCGTCACCTACAAATGGCCGATACCGGAAAAATACCATTACAATACGTGGATCGCGGAACGAACGAATGCCGTCATGGAAACCTATCAAAAAGAAGGCGAACCTTTCTTTCTTTGGGCCAGCTTCTTCGACCCGCATCCGGAATATTTGGTGCCGGAGCCTTGGGATACGATGTACGACCCGGATAAGCTGACTATTCCCGCCCTTGTGCCGGGAGAGCACGATCGCAATCCGCCTCACTTCGGGCTGACGCAAGAGGAGGATCCGGATTTCACGCATCTGATGGAAACCGGGTTCGGCATCCACGGCTACCGCTCCCATCACTACTATGAATATGGCGAGAAAAAGCGCTTGACGGAATATGACAAGAAGAAGCTGGTCGCCGTGTATTATGGCATGATCAGCATGATGGACAAGTATATCGGCAAGATCCTCGATAAGCTGGATGAGTTAGGTTTGACGGAGGATACTCTCGTCGTCTTCACGACGGACCACGGCCACTTCTTCGGACAGCACGGCCTGCAGGCGAAGGGCGGATTCCATTACGAGGATCTCATCAAGCTCCCGTTCATCGTTCGTTACCCCGGTCGGGTACCCGCCGATCGAAGGTCCCACTCTATTCAATCCTTGGTGGATCTGGCGCCAACCTTCTTATCCTTCTGTAACCTTCCGATTCCGACATCCATGACGGGGATCGACCAGAAGGAGGTATGGCTCGGCACGAAGGAACATGCCCGGCAGCACGCGATTTGCGAGTTCCGTCATGAACCGACCACGATTCACCAGAAAACCTATGTCGACGAACGTTACAAGATCACCGTCTACTACAATCAAACCTATGGGGAAATCTTCGACCTCAAGGAAGATCCAGGGGAACTTCGCAACTTGTGGCATGAACCGGGTTACCAGATGTTAAAGCTCGAGCTTCTACTGAAGTATGCATGGGCCGAGATGGGCAAGGAACCGCTGCCCATGCCCAGAATCCATCACGCGTAA
- a CDS encoding AraC family transcriptional regulator: MMQEFEHEFAQFIYYTPGNLDKEGQLWPVRAGRSIAKPNYRVGPKRIECYSLHFVHGGMVRFEYDGKWTELQQGDLFCLFPGRTYYYDMLPSDSTLQLSWLALDGNRVKPLLELSGVTPERPFRQEMITPEVKESAERVIQTLNDVERWKPSIALELQGLIYALFAGFIPETVPSHADEPSGWIHECMEFIELHATEGISVQQVAAFAGVHRSYFSNVFNSQVGMPPLKYIQKIRMEKAERLLKETDATITEIALSLGYPNLYTFTRAFKIYYKVSPMAFRTASK; this comes from the coding sequence ATGATGCAGGAATTCGAGCATGAGTTTGCCCAATTCATTTACTATACCCCCGGTAATCTGGATAAAGAAGGACAGCTATGGCCGGTCCGGGCGGGACGCAGCATCGCCAAACCCAACTATAGAGTAGGTCCGAAAAGGATCGAATGCTACAGCCTTCATTTCGTGCATGGGGGAATGGTCCGGTTTGAATACGACGGGAAATGGACGGAACTGCAGCAGGGTGATTTATTTTGCCTGTTTCCGGGGCGGACCTATTACTATGACATGCTTCCCTCGGATTCAACGCTTCAATTAAGCTGGTTGGCGCTGGATGGCAACAGGGTCAAGCCATTATTGGAACTCTCCGGAGTGACGCCCGAAAGGCCGTTTCGGCAGGAAATGATCACCCCCGAGGTCAAGGAATCGGCTGAACGCGTCATTCAAACGCTGAACGACGTCGAGCGGTGGAAGCCATCCATTGCTTTGGAGCTTCAAGGTTTGATCTACGCGCTGTTCGCGGGATTCATTCCGGAGACGGTTCCCAGCCATGCGGATGAGCCATCCGGCTGGATTCACGAATGCATGGAATTCATTGAACTTCACGCCACCGAAGGAATTTCCGTGCAGCAAGTCGCGGCTTTCGCAGGGGTGCACCGCTCGTACTTTTCCAATGTGTTCAACAGCCAGGTCGGGATGCCTCCTCTGAAGTACATTCAGAAAATCCGCATGGAAAAGGCCGAACGGCTATTGAAGGAAACGGACGCGACGATCACGGAGATCGCCCTGTCTCTGGGTTATCCGAACTTGTATACGTTCACTCGGGCTTTCAAAATCTATTACAAGGTTTCCCCAATGGCATTTCGGACTGCAAGCAAATAG
- a CDS encoding beta-galactosidase trimerization domain-containing protein: MSDLYQKTYRGYLVDHHSPDPPVVTLHKLDAGEYEAFFRESRINTLMLYCKDHWGVTYYDSKIGRRHPGLDKDWIAELRPILARNGIEFNAYYSIEYDSLAVNTHPEWSVLKANGEQLKCASPIAKWGVGCYETGYRSYVLEQLEEIVSMHRPDSLFLDIFGKSLCYCDPCRSKFQNRYGMALPEDEAGLKAQHQHVGEFLEDCATGMYRDILRVVKGIDPGLKVTINFAALYHKELRDLLDYQFTEPWAGNWLSAAYARDTAIGQYPQLGPGDVSEVYNYRPENVYKLAAAQIAAQGCRVFMYSGSQHTDGTLEHEEARRVGSAYAEVAKFESLLNDRTPVADIAIVQSDVSAKIKSGDSILPNAIGRLKAGSRHREGVLGAMKICDRLNYTWQIVPEQTLTKTSASRYKAIILPNVYCVSDELAEVLDEYVRGGGLLVSAGESGLFDAEGRPLEDFRLAALYGCRYVRHDERYSANPWSGYLQLNDSPMWKHVPKTTPPVSPLRLKVEAKEGEALAAYIDPTVPITATTWVNWWSPPPREATDEPAIVRRSHGAGTVIYAAFDLFRMESEFHYVTPLVQGIFESNLSDAKMRLVSEHPGTVGFVGYDRPAEKALIVHEISHLAQLTQGEAPPIAGGTLKLSDSWKNIRRAELAYPERKELNVRRVSDGYEIDLPELTIHQIVKVYYG, from the coding sequence ATGAGCGACTTATATCAAAAGACATATCGAGGCTATCTGGTCGACCACCATTCTCCCGATCCGCCGGTCGTGACGCTTCATAAGCTGGACGCCGGCGAGTATGAGGCGTTTTTTCGCGAAAGTCGAATCAACACCTTAATGCTTTACTGCAAGGACCACTGGGGAGTCACGTATTACGATTCCAAGATCGGCCGCCGGCACCCGGGTCTCGATAAGGACTGGATCGCGGAGTTGAGACCGATTCTGGCCCGCAACGGCATCGAATTCAACGCCTATTACTCCATTGAATATGATTCGCTCGCGGTAAACACCCATCCCGAATGGTCCGTGCTAAAAGCGAACGGGGAACAACTGAAATGCGCATCCCCGATCGCGAAATGGGGGGTGGGCTGCTACGAAACCGGCTATCGGTCCTATGTGCTCGAGCAGCTTGAGGAAATCGTCAGCATGCATCGGCCGGACAGTTTGTTCCTCGATATTTTCGGGAAATCTCTCTGTTATTGCGACCCTTGCCGGTCGAAGTTCCAAAATCGTTACGGCATGGCGCTTCCGGAGGACGAAGCGGGGCTGAAGGCACAGCATCAGCACGTCGGCGAGTTTTTAGAGGATTGCGCAACGGGGATGTACCGAGATATTTTGCGTGTCGTGAAGGGCATCGATCCCGGTCTGAAGGTCACGATCAACTTCGCGGCGTTGTACCACAAGGAGCTTCGCGACCTGCTGGATTACCAATTCACGGAGCCGTGGGCCGGCAATTGGCTGTCTGCGGCCTATGCCCGGGATACGGCCATCGGCCAATATCCCCAGCTGGGTCCGGGCGATGTCTCGGAAGTTTACAATTACAGGCCGGAAAATGTCTACAAACTCGCCGCCGCGCAAATTGCCGCCCAAGGCTGCAGGGTGTTCATGTACAGCGGCTCCCAGCATACGGACGGCACGTTGGAGCACGAGGAAGCCCGGCGTGTCGGCAGCGCATACGCCGAGGTGGCGAAGTTCGAGTCGCTGTTGAACGACCGTACGCCGGTGGCCGACATCGCGATCGTGCAAAGCGATGTATCCGCGAAAATCAAATCCGGCGATTCGATTCTGCCGAACGCCATCGGCCGACTGAAGGCGGGCAGCCGCCATCGGGAAGGCGTTCTGGGCGCCATGAAAATTTGCGATCGGTTGAACTACACGTGGCAAATCGTGCCTGAACAAACGTTGACGAAAACGTCAGCGTCGCGATATAAAGCGATCATTCTTCCAAACGTGTATTGCGTTAGCGATGAGTTGGCTGAAGTACTCGATGAGTACGTTCGCGGCGGAGGGCTTCTTGTTTCCGCCGGAGAATCGGGACTGTTCGATGCCGAAGGCCGGCCGTTAGAGGATTTCCGATTGGCAGCTTTGTACGGGTGCCGTTATGTCCGCCATGACGAGCGGTACAGCGCGAATCCGTGGAGCGGTTATTTGCAGCTGAACGATTCCCCGATGTGGAAGCATGTGCCGAAGACCACTCCTCCGGTCTCGCCGTTGCGCTTGAAAGTGGAAGCCAAGGAAGGCGAAGCTTTGGCGGCGTATATCGATCCGACCGTGCCGATTACGGCGACGACGTGGGTCAATTGGTGGTCTCCACCTCCAAGAGAAGCGACGGATGAGCCGGCTATCGTGCGGCGCTCGCACGGAGCGGGAACGGTCATCTACGCTGCATTCGACCTGTTCCGGATGGAGAGCGAGTTCCACTATGTAACGCCTCTCGTTCAAGGAATTTTCGAATCGAATTTGTCTGATGCCAAGATGCGGCTCGTTTCGGAGCATCCCGGAACCGTCGGTTTCGTAGGTTACGACAGGCCTGCCGAAAAGGCGTTGATCGTGCACGAAATCTCGCATTTGGCGCAATTGACGCAAGGGGAAGCGCCGCCGATTGCCGGGGGAACGCTGAAGTTGTCCGACTCCTGGAAGAATATTAGAAGAGCAGAGCTCGCGTATCCGGAACGCAAAGAATTGAACGTGCGACGGGTTTCGGACGGATACGAAATCGACCTTCCGGAGCTAACGATCCATCAGATCGTGAAGGTTTACTATGGGTGA
- a CDS encoding GNAT family N-acetyltransferase: MRIRLLEADDNRAIEAIIRQCLIEFGGNRAGLAWEDESLSHLSDFYDQEGRTYWVAEDANGKIVGGCGIAEFGSAEERICELQKMYLLPEARGTGIAAELLQTALRFAEQRYQACYLETLQDMKAANRFYEKNGFRRLEAPLSGSVHFACDAWYIRDL; encoded by the coding sequence ATGCGAATTAGATTACTTGAAGCCGATGATAACCGCGCCATCGAAGCGATTATCCGGCAATGCTTGATCGAGTTTGGAGGAAATCGTGCAGGGTTGGCGTGGGAAGACGAAAGCTTGAGCCATCTGTCCGACTTTTATGACCAAGAGGGCAGAACTTACTGGGTTGCGGAAGATGCAAACGGCAAGATTGTCGGCGGCTGCGGGATCGCGGAATTCGGTTCCGCCGAGGAACGGATTTGCGAGCTGCAGAAAATGTATTTGCTTCCGGAAGCCAGAGGCACGGGAATTGCGGCAGAGTTGCTGCAGACCGCTCTCCGGTTTGCTGAACAACGATATCAAGCCTGCTATCTCGAGACGCTGCAAGATATGAAAGCCGCGAATCGTTTCTATGAGAAAAACGGCTTTCGGAGGCTGGAAGCACCGCTGTCCGGTTCCGTCCATTTTGCATGCGACGCTTGGTATATCCGCGATTTATGA
- the ssuD gene encoding FMNH2-dependent alkanesulfonate monooxygenase yields the protein MELFWFFPTYGDGRHIGTNVGARAVTPAYLRQIAMAIDDLGFAGALLPTGRPCDDAWVVASSLVPFTKNLKFLVAVRPGLMSPTLAARMASAFDRLSDGRLLVNVVTGGDPEELEADGVYLDHDSRYALTGEFLEVWRKVLQGESVDLDGEHIRVTGARVFYPPEQKPYPPLFFGGSSPAGIEIAAKHCDTYLTWGEPPEAVGKKIEAVRKRAEAENRTLKFGIRLHVIVRETEEEAWAAADDLIRHLDDETIAKAQQVYARMDSHGQKRMTELHGGDRSRLEISPNLWAGIGLVRGGAGTALVGDPHTVAERIKEYAELGIDTFILSGYPHLEEAHRVAELLFPLLPLSKPGAVQVAQPSRRTVAGEVVAYERIPTGTRG from the coding sequence ATGGAGCTGTTTTGGTTCTTCCCCACATACGGTGACGGACGGCACATCGGCACGAATGTCGGCGCGAGGGCGGTCACGCCCGCGTACCTCCGGCAAATCGCCATGGCTATCGACGATCTCGGCTTCGCGGGAGCGCTTCTTCCGACCGGAAGGCCTTGCGACGACGCTTGGGTCGTGGCGTCCTCGCTCGTACCGTTCACCAAAAACCTGAAGTTCCTGGTTGCGGTTCGACCGGGTCTGATGTCGCCTACGCTGGCGGCAAGAATGGCGTCGGCTTTCGACAGGCTCTCGGACGGACGGCTGCTGGTCAATGTCGTAACCGGCGGCGATCCGGAAGAGTTGGAAGCGGACGGGGTCTATCTGGACCACGATTCGAGGTACGCTTTGACGGGCGAGTTTCTGGAAGTGTGGAGAAAGGTGCTTCAAGGGGAAAGCGTGGACCTTGACGGCGAACATATCCGGGTAACCGGAGCGCGCGTGTTTTACCCGCCTGAGCAGAAGCCTTATCCGCCATTGTTCTTTGGAGGCTCTTCGCCGGCGGGAATCGAAATCGCCGCGAAACACTGCGATACTTACCTGACCTGGGGAGAACCTCCCGAAGCGGTCGGCAAAAAAATCGAAGCGGTCCGCAAACGGGCCGAAGCGGAAAACCGTACTTTGAAGTTCGGCATTCGCTTGCATGTGATCGTTCGGGAAACGGAAGAAGAGGCATGGGCCGCGGCAGACGATTTGATCCGGCATTTGGACGACGAAACGATCGCGAAGGCGCAGCAGGTCTATGCCAGAATGGACTCTCACGGACAGAAGCGGATGACCGAACTGCACGGGGGCGACCGTTCCCGGCTTGAGATCAGCCCCAATTTGTGGGCAGGCATCGGACTCGTCCGCGGAGGAGCGGGAACCGCGCTGGTCGGAGACCCGCACACGGTTGCGGAACGGATCAAGGAGTACGCGGAGCTCGGAATCGACACGTTCATCCTCTCCGGCTATCCGCATTTGGAGGAAGCGCACCGGGTCGCGGAGCTGCTGTTTCCGCTGCTTCCGCTCAGCAAGCCTGGGGCCGTTCAAGTTGCGCAGCCGAGCCGGCGAACGGTCGCAGGGGAGGTGGTCGCCTATGAGCGCATTCCCACGGGAACAAGAGGATAA
- a CDS encoding ABC transporter permease yields MRKRQLGLSAAALLAAFAAWWALTEAGAVNPLFIPSPRAVWAAFVEIASSGYKGSPLSVHIGVSMMRLGVAFGIALLTAIPLGLLSGYFASVRAIVDPFVEFYRPLPPLAYYTLLVLWMGIGDASKIALLALAAFAPLYLSVVSGVARIPRDRIQGAQSLGARKWRLFVYVIFPSVLPDLFTGIRTSLGMTYTTLVAAEMVAAVSGLGWMVLDASKFLRSDVIFAGILLMGFIAVVLDGLIRLLERNRIPWSGKE; encoded by the coding sequence ATGAGAAAGCGCCAGCTTGGCTTATCCGCCGCCGCTCTGCTGGCCGCATTCGCTGCCTGGTGGGCACTGACGGAAGCAGGCGCGGTGAATCCGCTGTTCATTCCTTCTCCCCGTGCCGTGTGGGCGGCGTTCGTGGAAATCGCGTCCTCGGGTTACAAGGGAAGCCCGCTGTCGGTCCACATCGGCGTGAGCATGATGCGTCTCGGCGTCGCATTCGGTATCGCGCTGCTGACCGCGATTCCTCTGGGGCTTCTCAGCGGATATTTCGCTTCGGTAAGGGCCATCGTGGATCCGTTCGTCGAATTTTACCGGCCGCTGCCGCCCCTCGCGTATTACACGCTGCTCGTCCTCTGGATGGGCATCGGGGACGCTTCCAAAATCGCGCTTCTTGCGCTGGCCGCGTTTGCGCCTTTATATTTGTCCGTCGTGTCGGGCGTCGCTCGGATTCCGAGAGACCGGATCCAAGGGGCCCAATCGCTCGGAGCGAGAAAATGGAGGCTGTTCGTCTACGTCATCTTTCCATCCGTTCTTCCCGACCTGTTTACCGGAATACGCACTTCTCTCGGCATGACGTACACGACGCTGGTAGCGGCCGAGATGGTCGCAGCCGTATCGGGTTTGGGCTGGATGGTGCTCGACGCGAGCAAATTCCTGCGCAGCGACGTCATTTTCGCCGGTATTTTATTGATGGGTTTCATCGCCGTCGTCCTGGACGGATTGATCCGTTTGCTCGAACGGAACCGGATTCCCTGGAGCGGCAAAGAATGA
- a CDS encoding ABC transporter substrate-binding protein, producing MSKKTKRFIVLISLIASLSLLLAGCGTDKAKSEGSGKLPKEVTIGYQVIPNAELLVKTLGLAEKKFPDVKINWKPFDSGRDVNTAVAAGSIDLGLAGSVPVAIGVANKLPYQVYFLHDIIGDAESLAVRKSEGTQSIKDLAGKKVAVPFGSTSHFSLLSALKSEGVDPASVTILDLQPQDILAAWQRKDIDGAFVWNPTLGKLLADDGTVLVSAKQLADKGIITADVGIVRSAFAKDYPDFLKQYVSVLDEAVQSYRDHPEDAAKALAPVLSTDEADALAQTKQLVWLTSKEQQDAKYLGSKPEESGFADVLLQTGQFLVEQKQIPSAPSLGDYQKAINQAALQQ from the coding sequence ATGTCGAAAAAAACAAAACGTTTCATCGTCCTGATTTCCCTGATTGCTTCTTTATCCCTGCTGCTGGCCGGATGCGGTACCGATAAGGCCAAGTCCGAAGGGAGCGGCAAGCTTCCGAAAGAGGTGACCATCGGGTACCAGGTCATCCCCAACGCGGAGCTGCTCGTGAAAACGCTGGGGTTGGCGGAGAAGAAATTCCCGGACGTGAAGATCAATTGGAAGCCTTTCGATTCGGGGCGCGACGTCAATACCGCCGTGGCTGCCGGAAGCATCGACCTCGGGCTGGCCGGCTCCGTGCCCGTCGCCATCGGCGTCGCCAATAAGCTGCCTTACCAAGTGTATTTCCTTCACGATATTATCGGGGATGCGGAATCGCTGGCCGTCCGCAAAAGCGAAGGCACCCAAAGCATTAAGGATCTGGCCGGCAAAAAAGTCGCCGTTCCGTTCGGATCCACCTCCCATTTCAGCCTGCTGTCGGCCCTGAAATCCGAAGGCGTGGATCCGGCATCCGTGACGATCCTCGACCTGCAGCCACAAGACATTCTGGCCGCTTGGCAGCGGAAAGACATCGATGGAGCATTCGTCTGGAATCCGACCCTCGGCAAGCTGCTCGCGGATGACGGAACCGTATTGGTCAGCGCGAAGCAGTTGGCCGACAAGGGCATCATCACCGCCGACGTCGGGATCGTCCGTTCGGCTTTCGCGAAGGATTATCCGGACTTCCTGAAGCAATACGTATCCGTGTTGGACGAAGCCGTTCAATCGTACCGCGACCATCCGGAAGACGCGGCCAAAGCGCTTGCTCCCGTACTCAGCACCGATGAGGCGGATGCGCTCGCCCAGACGAAACAGCTGGTTTGGCTGACGTCCAAGGAACAGCAGGATGCGAAGTATCTCGGCTCGAAGCCGGAGGAAAGCGGCTTTGCCGACGTGCTGCTTCAAACCGGGCAATTCCTGGTGGAGCAAAAGCAAATCCCTTCGGCGCCTTCTTTGGGCGACTATCAGAAAGCAATCAATCAAGCGGCTCTTCAACAGTAA
- a CDS encoding ABC transporter ATP-binding protein, with protein MALLETDIAERLSPAAREQPVISLRGLSLAYGAGKNRKAVLKDVNLEIGENEFVVVLGASGCGKTSLLRLLAGYETHEEGEIAVLGSETPAPRPEVGVVFQQANLFPWLDIRRNVEFGLKMKRVSRQERSRIALETIRQVGLADYHRYLPYQLSGGMKQRAAIARTLAADPRVLLMDEPFGALDAITRENLQSLLKKIWRETRRTVFFITHDVDEALLLGSRIIVMSGAPGRIGLDRVNPLFREGEGVGQLRQHREYAALREELLRHLEKRDS; from the coding sequence ATGGCGCTTCTGGAGACGGACATCGCGGAACGGTTATCCCCGGCGGCACGCGAACAGCCTGTCATTTCGCTGCGGGGGTTGTCCCTGGCTTACGGGGCGGGGAAAAACCGTAAAGCGGTATTGAAAGACGTAAACCTGGAGATCGGGGAAAACGAATTCGTCGTCGTGCTGGGAGCGTCCGGTTGCGGCAAAACGTCCTTGCTGCGCCTTCTTGCGGGTTACGAAACCCACGAGGAGGGAGAGATCGCGGTACTGGGGAGCGAGACTCCCGCACCCCGGCCGGAGGTTGGCGTGGTGTTTCAGCAAGCTAACCTGTTCCCTTGGCTCGATATTCGCCGCAACGTGGAATTCGGTTTGAAAATGAAGCGGGTCAGCCGTCAGGAGCGAAGCCGGATCGCGCTCGAGACGATTCGCCAGGTCGGTCTGGCGGATTATCACCGCTATTTGCCCTATCAGTTGTCGGGGGGCATGAAACAGAGAGCGGCGATTGCCCGCACGCTGGCCGCGGATCCCCGGGTCTTGCTGATGGATGAACCTTTTGGGGCGCTGGACGCGATAACCCGGGAGAATCTCCAGTCCCTGCTCAAGAAAATCTGGAGGGAAACGCGGAGAACCGTGTTTTTCATCACGCACGACGTCGACGAAGCGCTGCTTCTCGGCAGCCGGATTATCGTGATGAGCGGGGCTCCCGGCCGGATCGGCCTGGATCGGGTTAATCCCTTGTTCCGGGAAGGGGAAGGCGTAGGGCAGCTGCGCCAGCATCGGGAGTATGCCGCATTGCGGGAGGAATTGCTCCGCCACCTGGAGAAGCGCGATTCATAA
- a CDS encoding Na-translocating system protein MpsC family protein translates to MPMTPGKFKQEVLKHYNDINKKIFNTGVKRQDLEWVGNKLLFISINARLPLLKILDEHDPEVITRVHKVLHDRVKEELKEMLESIFDLRVAAILKDYDVMTEYSGTIVILERDVQEYLKDTPEL, encoded by the coding sequence ATGCCTATGACTCCCGGAAAGTTCAAGCAAGAGGTTCTGAAACACTACAACGACATTAACAAGAAAATCTTCAACACGGGTGTCAAACGGCAGGACTTGGAATGGGTCGGTAACAAGCTGCTCTTCATTTCCATCAACGCCCGGCTTCCGCTATTAAAGATTCTGGACGAGCATGATCCGGAAGTGATCACGAGGGTGCACAAAGTGCTGCACGATCGGGTCAAAGAAGAGTTAAAGGAAATGCTGGAATCGATTTTCGATTTGAGAGTCGCCGCCATCCTCAAGGACTACGATGTGATGACCGAATATTCCGGTACGATCGTAATCCTCGAACGCGACGTCCAAGAGTATCTGAAGGATACGCCGGAGCTCTAG